Proteins co-encoded in one Alcanivorax sp. genomic window:
- the rsxB gene encoding electron transport complex subunit RsxB, with protein MTAVLIAVAALLGLAAVFGAILGFASEKFKVEGDPIVDQIDSLLPQTQCGQCGHPGCRPYAEAIAEGEEHNRCPPGGQDTVDALTGLLGRDELTLDDDGSEDADVAKVAYIREDECIGCTKCIQACPVDAIVGAAKLMHTVIVDECTGCDLCVEPCPVDCIDIVPVKPTLQTWGWDRPAGIGQRPDSRIEVVNL; from the coding sequence ATGACTGCCGTACTGATTGCCGTTGCCGCGCTGCTTGGTCTGGCTGCCGTGTTCGGCGCCATCCTGGGTTTTGCCTCTGAAAAGTTCAAAGTGGAAGGCGATCCCATCGTTGACCAGATCGACAGCCTGCTGCCACAAACCCAGTGCGGCCAGTGTGGCCATCCTGGCTGTCGCCCCTATGCGGAAGCCATTGCCGAAGGCGAAGAACACAACCGCTGCCCGCCCGGTGGCCAGGATACTGTGGATGCGCTCACCGGCCTGCTCGGCCGTGACGAGCTGACCCTGGATGATGATGGCAGCGAAGACGCAGACGTGGCCAAAGTCGCCTACATCCGGGAAGACGAGTGTATTGGCTGCACCAAGTGCATCCAGGCCTGCCCGGTGGATGCCATCGTCGGCGCCGCCAAACTGATGCACACCGTGATCGTGGATGAGTGCACCGGCTGTGACCTGTGCGTGGAACCCTGTCCGGTGGACTGTATCGATATCGTGCCGGTGAAACCGACCCTGCAAACCTGGGGCTGGGACCGCCCGGCGGGCATCGGCCAGCGCCCGGACAGCCGCATCGAGGTAGTGAATTTATGA